A region from the bacterium genome encodes:
- the cimA gene encoding citramalate synthase has protein sequence MSMIEIYDTTLRDGTQAEDISFTLEDKLRIARLLDELGFHFIEGGYPGSNPKDQQFFEAVRRESLVFAKPVAFGMTRRVGGKADSDPIIASLLSAETEVVAVVGKSWDLHVRDALRTDLQENLASIDDSVRYLKKCGRQVFYDAEHFFDGYRANPEYCLKTLRTAAEAGADRLVLCDTNGGCLPSFITKVIAEVRKTVDVPLGIHCHNDSEVAVANSLAAVEAGAVQVQGTVNGYGERCGNANLISVVPDLTIKMGFETIRPEKLGQLRTLARYVNELANLPDNKRQAFVGDSAFAHKGGMHVSAVVRNPETYEHINPERVGNHRRVLVSDLSGRSNILYKAQEYGIDINSRDPQVSVILESLKTMEHEGFQYEGAEASFELLMKRALGRLPEFFELVGYRVIDEKRESPELPMSEATIQVRVDGQNEHTASHGHGPVNALDNALRKALEKFYPELRDMRLLDYKVRVLPRGAGTSSVVRVLVESGDNQDKWGTVGVSFDIVEASWMALTDSVVFKLLKERNGRVGGKV, from the coding sequence ATGTCGATGATAGAGATCTACGATACGACGTTGCGTGACGGGACACAGGCCGAGGACATCTCGTTCACCCTCGAGGACAAGCTGCGCATCGCCCGGCTGCTGGATGAGCTGGGGTTTCATTTCATCGAGGGCGGCTACCCGGGGTCGAACCCCAAGGACCAGCAGTTTTTCGAGGCCGTGCGCCGCGAATCGCTCGTTTTCGCCAAGCCGGTGGCTTTCGGCATGACCCGGCGGGTGGGCGGCAAGGCCGACTCCGACCCGATCATCGCCAGCCTGCTCTCGGCCGAGACCGAGGTGGTGGCAGTGGTGGGAAAGAGCTGGGACCTGCACGTGCGGGACGCCCTGCGCACCGACCTGCAGGAGAACCTGGCCTCCATCGATGACTCGGTGCGCTATTTGAAGAAGTGCGGACGCCAGGTGTTCTACGACGCCGAGCATTTTTTCGACGGCTACCGGGCCAACCCGGAGTACTGCCTGAAGACCCTACGGACCGCGGCCGAGGCCGGCGCCGACCGTCTGGTGCTCTGTGACACCAACGGCGGCTGCCTGCCCTCGTTCATCACCAAGGTGATCGCCGAGGTGAGAAAGACGGTCGACGTGCCCCTGGGCATCCACTGCCACAACGATTCCGAGGTGGCGGTGGCCAACTCCCTGGCCGCGGTCGAGGCCGGGGCGGTCCAGGTCCAGGGCACGGTCAACGGCTACGGGGAGCGCTGCGGCAACGCCAACCTGATCTCTGTCGTGCCGGACCTGACGATAAAGATGGGCTTCGAGACGATCCGTCCCGAAAAGCTGGGGCAATTGCGCACTCTGGCCCGCTATGTCAACGAGCTGGCCAACCTGCCCGACAACAAGCGCCAGGCTTTCGTGGGCGACAGCGCTTTCGCCCACAAGGGCGGGATGCACGTCAGTGCCGTGGTGCGTAATCCCGAGACTTACGAGCACATCAACCCCGAGCGGGTGGGCAACCACCGACGGGTGCTGGTGAGCGACCTGTCGGGCCGCAGCAACATCCTGTACAAGGCCCAGGAATACGGGATCGACATCAACAGCCGCGACCCCCAGGTGTCCGTGATCCTGGAGAGCCTGAAGACCATGGAGCACGAGGGCTTCCAGTACGAGGGCGCCGAGGCGAGTTTCGAGCTGCTGATGAAGCGCGCCCTGGGCCGGTTGCCAGAGTTCTTCGAGCTGGTGGGCTACCGGGTGATCGACGAGAAGCGCGAAAGCCCCGAGCTGCCGATGTCCGAGGCCACGATCCAGGTGCGGGTGGACGGGCAGAACGAGCACACCGCCTCGCACGGACACGGGCCGGTCAACGCCTTGGACAACGCCCTGCGCAAAGCTCTCGAAAAGTTCTATCCGGAGCTGAGGGATATGCGCCTGCTCGACTACAAGGTGCGCGTGCTGCCACGCGGCGCTGGCACCTCCTCGGTCGTGCGCGTGCTGGTGGAGTCGGGTGACAACCAGGACAAATGGGGCACCGTGGGCGTGTCGTTCGACATTGTCGAGGCGAGCTGGATGGCCCTGACCGACAGTGTGGTTTTCAAGCTGCTCAAGGAGCGTAACGGCCGGGTGGGCGGGAAAGTCTGA
- the ilvE gene encoding branched-chain-amino-acid transaminase, whose amino-acid sequence MEPKVYIDGAFYPKSQAKVSVFDHGLLYGDGVFEGIRVYSGRIFRFKEHMDRFCESARSVGLAFNLDRAGLDKAVIDTVRENGMRDAYIRLVATRGVGDLGLDPRKCGKSSLFVIVDSIQLYPPKLYEEGITVITASTRRCNPDMLSSKVKSLNYLNSIMAKMEANLAGCIEALMLDSNGYVCECSADNIFTVKHGEVFTPAPEFSLLMGVTRGVTIELARKLGLVLHEAPMTRHDIYTADECFLTGTGAELVPVIALDGRAIGDGKPGPVTARLLDAFRGLRTSEGTAVFA is encoded by the coding sequence ATGGAGCCAAAAGTCTACATCGACGGCGCCTTCTACCCCAAAAGCCAGGCCAAGGTCAGTGTCTTCGACCACGGTCTGCTGTACGGCGACGGGGTGTTCGAGGGCATAAGAGTCTATTCCGGACGCATCTTCCGGTTTAAAGAGCACATGGACCGTTTCTGCGAAAGCGCCCGCTCGGTCGGGCTCGCTTTCAACCTGGATCGCGCCGGCCTGGACAAGGCCGTGATCGACACGGTGCGCGAAAACGGCATGCGGGACGCCTACATCCGTTTGGTCGCCACCCGCGGCGTGGGCGACCTGGGCCTCGACCCGCGCAAGTGCGGCAAAAGCTCGCTCTTCGTGATCGTAGACAGCATCCAGCTCTATCCGCCCAAGCTGTACGAGGAGGGCATCACGGTCATCACCGCCTCCACGCGGCGCTGCAACCCGGACATGCTCAGCTCCAAGGTGAAGAGCCTCAACTACCTGAACAGCATCATGGCCAAGATGGAGGCCAACCTGGCCGGCTGCATCGAGGCGCTGATGCTCGACAGCAACGGCTACGTGTGCGAGTGCAGCGCGGACAACATTTTCACCGTGAAGCACGGCGAGGTGTTCACCCCGGCCCCCGAGTTCTCGCTCCTGATGGGGGTGACCCGCGGCGTGACCATCGAGCTGGCGCGCAAGCTCGGTCTGGTCCTGCACGAGGCGCCCATGACCCGGCACGACATCTACACGGCGGACGAATGTTTCCTGACCGGGACCGGGGCCGAGCTGGTGCCGGTGATCGCCCTGGACGGCCGCGCTATCGGAGACGGGAAGCCGGGACCGGTCACGGCGCGGCTGCTCGATGCGTTCCGCGGCCTGCGGACTTCGGAAGGGACTGCAGTTTTCGCTTGA
- a CDS encoding nuclear transport factor 2 family protein → MTLREAENFARDWIEAWNSHDIEAVLAHYTDDFEMSSPMIQAALGVASGTLKGKQAVGDYWRTALKRAPDLRFSVLDVTCGVDSVSIYYKAVLGKKAIETFFFDGSGKVFKASATYN, encoded by the coding sequence ATGACTCTGCGAGAGGCCGAAAATTTCGCCCGTGATTGGATCGAAGCCTGGAACAGCCACGATATCGAGGCCGTGCTGGCGCATTACACGGATGATTTCGAAATGAGCTCTCCCATGATCCAGGCCGCTCTCGGCGTGGCCTCCGGCACCCTGAAAGGCAAACAGGCCGTGGGGGATTACTGGCGGACCGCGCTGAAGAGGGCGCCGGATCTGAGGTTTTCGGTGCTCGATGTGACGTGCGGGGTTGATTCGGTCAGTATTTACTACAAGGCCGTCCTGGGGAAAAAAGCCATAGAGACTTTCTTTTTCGATGGGAGCGGGAAAGTCTTCAAGGCTTCAGCTACATACAACTGA
- a CDS encoding acetylornithine/succinylornithine family transaminase: MNESEKIIRDEARYILGTYSRPGFVLDYGKGCYLFDKSGKRYLDMVSGIAVNALGYGDTRLTRVIAEQARRMVHCSNLYYTEPSVKLAKLLVESAPFADKVFFCNSGAEAVEGAMKLARKWAMKNFGRERAGFVAFRGSFHGRTFGALALTDREKYRMPFEPLVPGARFALFGDAADAESKIQMDTCAVIVEPVQGEGGVNPADVQFMHELANICRRRDVLLIFDEVQCGLGRTGKLFAHEHFGVTPDIMTLAKPLAGGLPMGAVLASERVAGCIEKGDHATTFGGGLVVSAAAVEVVSRIRRPAFLEAVADKGRHLMWRLENLKNSFPDLVVSARGIGLMAGVELTVKAADLLPRFHQRGVLVCIAGEKVIRLVPPLVISKRQIDFSIRVFAEILEEIRKSC, encoded by the coding sequence GTGAACGAAAGCGAGAAAATCATCCGGGATGAGGCCCGGTACATCCTGGGCACCTACAGCCGTCCGGGTTTCGTGCTCGACTACGGCAAGGGCTGCTACCTCTTCGACAAGAGCGGCAAGCGCTACCTGGACATGGTCAGCGGCATCGCGGTCAACGCCCTGGGCTACGGCGACACCCGCCTGACCCGCGTGATCGCCGAGCAGGCCCGCAGGATGGTGCACTGCTCGAACCTCTACTACACCGAGCCGAGCGTGAAGCTGGCCAAGCTCCTGGTGGAGAGCGCCCCGTTCGCGGACAAGGTGTTTTTCTGCAACAGCGGGGCCGAGGCGGTCGAGGGGGCGATGAAGCTGGCCCGCAAGTGGGCCATGAAGAATTTCGGGCGCGAGCGGGCCGGGTTCGTGGCGTTCCGCGGCTCGTTCCACGGCCGTACGTTCGGGGCGCTGGCTCTGACCGACCGTGAGAAATACCGCATGCCGTTCGAGCCGCTGGTGCCGGGGGCGCGTTTCGCGCTGTTCGGGGATGCGGCGGATGCCGAGAGCAAGATCCAGATGGACACCTGCGCCGTGATCGTGGAGCCGGTCCAGGGCGAGGGCGGAGTGAACCCGGCGGATGTGCAGTTCATGCACGAGCTGGCCAACATCTGCCGCCGCCGGGATGTGCTGCTCATTTTCGACGAGGTGCAGTGCGGCCTGGGACGCACGGGCAAGCTGTTCGCCCACGAGCATTTCGGGGTCACCCCGGACATTATGACCCTGGCCAAACCCCTGGCCGGTGGACTGCCCATGGGCGCGGTCCTGGCCAGTGAGCGCGTGGCGGGCTGCATCGAGAAGGGCGACCACGCCACCACGTTCGGCGGGGGGCTGGTGGTCAGCGCCGCGGCGGTGGAGGTGGTCAGCCGCATCCGCCGTCCCGCTTTCCTGGAGGCCGTGGCCGACAAGGGCCGTCACCTGATGTGGCGACTGGAGAACCTGAAAAACAGCTTCCCCGACCTGGTCGTCTCGGCGCGCGGTATCGGCCTGATGGCCGGGGTGGAGCTGACAGTCAAGGCCGCCGACCTGTTGCCGCGTTTCCACCAGCGCGGGGTGCTGGTCTGCATCGCGGGCGAAAAAGTGATCCGTCTCGTACCGCCGCTGGTGATCAGCAAGCGCCAGATCGATTTTTCG